One Deinococcus sp. LM3 genomic region harbors:
- a CDS encoding methyltransferase domain-containing protein translates to MTTPQGWEDRNRQQFDALAGGYDRLGFLARVAAFVADRVGARPGQVALDVMTGTGGVALALTGQVRAGQVRAGQGGAGGSVVGLDLSAGMVEVARRRVPGAQFVVGDAAHLPFPDGSFDVVVCASGLFFVPDMGAALREWRRVVRPGGSVVFSSFGRRLLGDLPGLWRARLESHGVTPGFPPLGRIPTPEAARDLLLGAGLRDVQVDRTDLPYTLACVGDRWDEIAAGLEGQPLAGFAPSVRAQIAAQHCGLDLAPLFLRGPLTVPLPVIVARGVRPE, encoded by the coding sequence ATGACGACACCACAGGGGTGGGAGGACCGCAACCGGCAGCAGTTCGACGCGCTGGCGGGCGGGTACGACCGGCTGGGGTTCCTGGCGCGGGTGGCGGCGTTCGTGGCGGACCGGGTGGGCGCGCGGCCGGGGCAGGTGGCGCTGGACGTGATGACCGGGACGGGCGGCGTGGCGCTGGCCCTGACCGGGCAGGTGAGGGCTGGGCAGGTGAGGGCCGGTCAGGGGGGCGCGGGCGGGTCTGTGGTGGGCCTGGACCTGTCGGCGGGCATGGTGGAGGTCGCGCGGCGGCGCGTGCCGGGCGCGCAGTTCGTGGTGGGGGACGCGGCGCACCTGCCCTTCCCGGACGGATCGTTCGACGTGGTGGTGTGCGCGTCGGGGCTGTTCTTCGTGCCGGACATGGGCGCGGCGCTGCGCGAGTGGCGGCGGGTGGTGCGGCCGGGCGGGTCGGTGGTGTTCTCGTCGTTCGGGCGGCGCCTGCTGGGCGACCTGCCGGGGTTGTGGCGGGCGCGGCTGGAGTCGCACGGGGTCACGCCGGGGTTCCCGCCGCTGGGCCGCATTCCCACGCCGGAGGCCGCGCGGGACCTGCTGCTGGGGGCGGGCCTGCGGGACGTGCAGGTGGACCGCACGGACCTGCCGTACACCCTGGCGTGCGTGGGGGACCGCTGGGACGAGATCGCGGCGGGCCTGGAGGGGCAGCCGCTGGCGGGCTTCGCGCCTTCCGTGCGGGCGCAGATCGCGGCGCAGCACTGCGGGCTGGACCTCGCGCCGCTGTTCCTGCGGGGGCCGCTGACCGTGCCGCTGCCGGTGATCGTGGCACGCGGCGTGCGGCCCGAATGA
- a CDS encoding nicotinate phosphoribosyltransferase: MTTRTPLSDDNLILDTDSYKSSHFLQYPTGTTRLFSYLESRGGRYPQTRFFGLQYILDRYLTRRITAEMVEEARTLIEAHGEPFPYDGWMRIVNVHGGRLPLHIRAVPEGTLVPIHNVLMTCTNTDPELPWLPGWFETMLMRVWYPTTVATQSYFIREIIRAALEKTSDHAAEELPFKLHDFGSRGVSSRESAGIGGLAHLINFQGSDTLEALRVGRNHYDSDLAGFSIPAAEHSTITSWGKEHEVDAYRNMITRFSRPGSVYAVVSDSYDLKNAINHLWGDTLRQQVIESGGTLVVRPDSGEPPAMVRLAVNALAAKYGTSTNSKGYKVLNHVRVIQGDGIDEHTIRQILDNLDVDGYSAENVSFGMGGALLQKVDRDTQRFAYKASAGLIDGEYRGIYKDPVTDPGKRSKDGVLDLVQEGGRMVTKAYKTFDTDFPGSLLRTVYRDGELLVRDTLEAVRGRA, translated from the coding sequence ATGACCACCCGCACCCCCCTCAGCGACGACAACCTGATCCTCGACACCGACTCCTACAAGAGCAGCCACTTCCTCCAGTACCCCACAGGAACCACCCGCCTGTTCTCCTACCTGGAATCGCGCGGCGGCCGGTACCCGCAGACCCGCTTCTTCGGACTGCAGTACATCCTCGACCGCTACCTGACCCGCCGGATCACTGCCGAGATGGTCGAGGAAGCCCGCACGCTGATCGAAGCGCACGGCGAACCCTTCCCCTATGACGGCTGGATGCGCATCGTGAACGTGCACGGCGGCCGCCTGCCCCTGCACATCCGCGCCGTTCCGGAAGGCACGCTGGTGCCCATCCACAACGTCCTGATGACCTGCACGAATACCGACCCCGAACTGCCCTGGCTGCCCGGCTGGTTCGAGACCATGCTGATGCGCGTCTGGTACCCCACCACCGTCGCCACGCAGAGCTACTTCATCCGCGAGATCATCCGCGCCGCGCTGGAGAAGACCAGCGACCACGCCGCCGAGGAACTCCCGTTCAAACTGCACGACTTCGGTTCCAGGGGCGTGAGCAGCCGCGAGAGCGCCGGCATCGGCGGCCTCGCGCACCTGATCAACTTCCAGGGCAGCGACACCCTCGAAGCCCTGCGCGTGGGGCGCAACCACTACGACAGCGACCTCGCAGGTTTCAGCATCCCCGCCGCCGAACACAGCACCATCACCAGCTGGGGCAAGGAACACGAGGTCGACGCGTACCGCAACATGATCACCCGCTTCAGCCGCCCCGGCAGCGTGTACGCCGTCGTCAGCGACTCCTACGACCTCAAGAACGCCATCAACCACCTCTGGGGCGACACCCTGAGACAGCAGGTCATCGAATCCGGCGGCACCCTGGTCGTCCGGCCCGACAGCGGCGAACCCCCCGCCATGGTCCGCCTCGCCGTGAACGCCCTGGCCGCCAAGTACGGCACCAGCACCAACAGCAAAGGCTACAAGGTCCTGAACCACGTCCGCGTCATCCAGGGCGACGGCATCGACGAACACACCATCCGCCAGATCCTCGACAACCTCGACGTGGACGGCTACAGCGCCGAGAACGTGAGCTTCGGCATGGGCGGAGCCCTCCTCCAGAAAGTCGACCGCGACACGCAGCGCTTCGCGTACAAGGCCAGCGCCGGCCTGATCGACGGCGAGTACCGCGGCATCTACAAAGACCCCGTCACCGACCCCGGCAAACGCAGCAAGGACGGCGTCCTCGACCTCGTGCAGGAAGGCGGCCGCATGGTCACGAAAGCGTACAAAACGTTTGATACGGACTTCCCCGGCAGCCTGCTGCGCACCGTGTACCGCGACGGCGAACTGCTGGTGCGGGACACGCTGGAGGCAGTGCGGGGACGGGCCTGA
- a CDS encoding helix-turn-helix domain-containing protein produces MTNFPEITRSFQELSGLAPEFFMDIRTDDDLARATAFLYTFDFEVKGEEPHPLDPLAELLTQRITAYEARRFPVPDADGPDMLAFLLQQRPLTQQALAAATGIPQSTISDLLRRRRAFTADHARKLGAFFQVNPGMFL; encoded by the coding sequence ATGACGAACTTTCCGGAAATCACGCGTTCCTTCCAGGAGCTGAGCGGGCTGGCCCCCGAATTCTTCATGGACATCCGCACCGACGATGATCTGGCGCGCGCCACGGCGTTCCTGTACACCTTCGACTTCGAGGTCAAGGGCGAGGAGCCGCACCCGCTGGACCCCCTGGCGGAACTGCTGACGCAGCGCATCACGGCGTACGAGGCCCGGCGATTCCCGGTACCAGACGCAGACGGACCGGACATGCTGGCCTTCCTGCTCCAGCAGCGGCCCCTGACGCAGCAGGCACTGGCCGCCGCCACCGGCATTCCGCAGAGCACCATCAGCGACCTGCTGCGGCGGCGACGGGCGTTCACGGCAGATCACGCGCGGAAGCTGGGCGCGTTCTTTCAGGTGAATCCCGGGATGTTCCTCTGA
- a CDS encoding type II toxin-antitoxin system HigB family toxin, with the protein MNALTLAVLIAFWTEHPDAEKPLREWYRLVRAREYTSFADVKTDFGSADWVQGFLVFDISGNRYRLIVRPNFAGRRFYIAGVYTHRQYDAWTKELR; encoded by the coding sequence ATGAACGCGTTGACACTGGCCGTGCTGATCGCGTTCTGGACCGAGCACCCGGACGCCGAGAAGCCCCTGCGCGAGTGGTACCGGCTGGTCCGCGCACGCGAGTACACCTCGTTCGCCGACGTGAAAACGGACTTCGGCAGCGCCGACTGGGTGCAGGGATTCCTCGTGTTCGACATCAGCGGCAACCGGTACCGTCTGATCGTCCGCCCGAACTTCGCCGGGAGACGCTTCTACATCGCGGGCGTGTACACCCACCGGCAGTACGACGCCTGGACGAAGGAGTTGAGGTGA
- a CDS encoding ATP-binding protein translates to MAAPASRPPDLAPATAPRRRAGRPSLRSFLLRPFLLPFTLLLGVGVAVTVGVHRNEDQLRLVSDAQTRMLLLNDLNTQLSVMENGERGYVITGDPDFLAPYREGDAAFRAAVFALHDLSVTDLQRTNLARVQSLVLRWQEDAARPEIAARSDSLAQAASLVQQGKGRDLLNDARDIMSVMRTNESGRLSAATTASQSTLATVRTLTVGGLLLSLALLLLTAYRVTRTVTHSLNDLNAGATDIAAGQYQRRMPVMPVRELAQLGEQFDVMAAAVQEREQALRESAEALRASNTHLERSNRELEQFAYVASHDLQEPLRTIGSYTELLARRYQGQLDERADQYIAFTTSATQRMKTLIQDLLAYSRVRNAPRATQPVDTAALVRDITADLEQQILSAQAQVTAHGLPVILSNPELMRHILQNLIGNALKFRDPTRPALVQVSAERTRHAGQDRWVFHVQDNGIGIAPEYHERIFGVFQRLHGMDEYPGSGIGLAVTRSAAEQLGGQLWLDSEPGQGSTFHLALPVVTTPDLPEPTPPQEKHA, encoded by the coding sequence ATGGCCGCCCCCGCCTCCCGCCCGCCCGACCTTGCACCTGCCACCGCGCCGCGCCGCCGCGCCGGACGCCCCAGCCTGCGGAGCTTCCTGCTGCGGCCGTTCCTGCTGCCGTTCACGCTGCTGCTGGGAGTGGGGGTGGCCGTCACGGTCGGCGTGCACCGCAACGAGGACCAGCTGCGTCTCGTATCGGACGCGCAGACGCGGATGCTGCTGCTGAACGACCTGAACACCCAGCTTTCCGTCATGGAGAACGGCGAACGCGGGTACGTCATCACCGGCGACCCCGACTTTCTCGCTCCGTACCGGGAGGGTGACGCGGCCTTCCGGGCGGCGGTGTTCGCCCTGCACGACCTGAGCGTCACGGACCTGCAACGCACGAACCTCGCCCGCGTGCAGAGCCTCGTGCTGCGCTGGCAGGAGGACGCCGCCCGGCCCGAGATCGCGGCGCGCAGCGACTCGCTGGCGCAGGCCGCGAGTCTGGTCCAGCAGGGCAAGGGCCGCGACCTGCTGAACGACGCGCGCGACATCATGTCCGTCATGCGCACCAACGAGAGCGGCCGCCTGAGCGCCGCCACGACCGCCAGCCAGTCCACCCTGGCCACCGTGCGGACCCTGACGGTGGGCGGCCTGCTGCTCTCGCTGGCGCTGCTGCTGCTGACCGCGTACCGCGTGACCCGCACCGTCACCCACAGCCTGAACGACCTGAACGCCGGGGCCACCGACATCGCCGCCGGGCAGTACCAGCGCCGCATGCCGGTCATGCCCGTGCGGGAACTCGCGCAACTGGGCGAGCAGTTCGACGTCATGGCGGCCGCCGTGCAGGAGCGCGAACAGGCCCTGCGTGAGAGCGCCGAGGCCCTGCGCGCCAGCAACACCCACCTGGAACGAAGCAACCGCGAACTCGAACAGTTCGCGTACGTCGCCAGCCACGACCTGCAAGAACCCCTGCGCACCATCGGCAGTTACACCGAACTGCTCGCCCGCCGTTACCAGGGGCAACTGGACGAACGCGCCGACCAGTACATCGCGTTCACGACCTCGGCCACGCAACGTATGAAGACCCTGATCCAGGACCTGCTGGCGTACTCCCGCGTGCGCAACGCCCCGCGCGCCACGCAGCCGGTCGACACGGCCGCGCTGGTCCGCGACATCACCGCCGACCTGGAACAGCAGATTCTGAGCGCGCAGGCGCAGGTGACGGCCCACGGGCTGCCGGTCATCCTCTCCAACCCGGAACTGATGCGGCACATCCTGCAGAACCTGATCGGGAACGCCCTGAAATTCCGCGACCCCACCCGCCCGGCGCTCGTGCAGGTCAGCGCCGAACGCACCCGGCACGCCGGGCAGGACCGCTGGGTCTTTCACGTGCAGGACAACGGCATCGGCATCGCGCCCGAGTACCATGAACGCATCTTCGGGGTCTTCCAGCGGCTGCACGGCATGGACGAGTACCCGGGCAGCGGCATCGGGCTGGCCGTCACGCGCAGCGCCGCCGAACAGCTCGGCGG
- a CDS encoding adenylate cyclase, whose translation MSAALMPTHQHLSEVRGAALLAAPDWSGVRRVNLDGLGLSGLPERKAAPDMTAFSVYDNALTVVPDWVWTRTGLRTLNLSANRFQRLPDALGDLRELRMLDLGHNALDALPDVFGGLGRLAFLYLSHNGLTALPESMRHLGSLTYLNVTDNALTRLPDWLGELRALTELRLYGNPLEALPESLGALGNLRELHVMNTRLTGVPASLGGCGALEVLDLQGNALTALPDSLGQLARLTTLNLRFNALTHLPDTLGDLGTLHTLDLRANGLTTLPEGLAHLPGLRKLDLRWNRIERLPDAFDALIARGCQVYL comes from the coding sequence ATGTCTGCTGCCCTGATGCCCACTCACCAGCATCTTTCCGAGGTCCGGGGGGCAGCGCTGCTGGCCGCGCCGGACTGGTCGGGGGTGCGGCGCGTGAATCTGGATGGGCTGGGCCTGAGCGGGCTGCCGGAGCGGAAGGCCGCGCCGGACATGACTGCATTCAGCGTGTACGACAACGCGCTGACGGTCGTGCCGGACTGGGTGTGGACGCGCACCGGGTTGCGGACGCTGAACCTGTCCGCCAACCGGTTCCAGAGGCTGCCGGACGCGCTGGGTGACCTGCGCGAGCTGCGGATGCTGGACCTGGGGCACAACGCGCTGGACGCCCTGCCGGACGTGTTCGGCGGGCTGGGTCGGCTGGCGTTCCTGTACCTGAGCCACAACGGGCTGACGGCCCTGCCGGAGTCCATGCGGCACCTGGGGTCGCTGACGTACCTGAACGTCACGGATAATGCCCTGACGCGCCTGCCGGACTGGCTGGGCGAGCTGCGCGCCCTGACGGAACTGAGGCTGTATGGCAACCCGCTGGAGGCCCTGCCGGAGAGCCTCGGGGCGCTGGGCAATCTGCGGGAACTGCACGTCATGAACACCCGCCTGACAGGGGTGCCCGCCAGCCTGGGCGGGTGCGGGGCGCTGGAGGTACTCGACCTTCAGGGCAACGCGCTGACGGCACTGCCGGACTCGCTGGGGCAACTGGCGCGCCTGACGACCCTGAACCTGCGCTTCAACGCGCTGACACACCTTCCGGACACGCTGGGCGACCTGGGCACGCTGCACACCCTCGACCTGCGTGCCAACGGGCTGACCACCCTCCCTGAGGGGCTGGCGCACCTGCCGGGGCTGCGGAAACTCGACCTGCGCTGGAACCGCATCGAACGCCTGCCGGACGCTTTCGACGCGCTGATCGCGCGGGGCTGTCAGGTGTACCTGTAG
- a CDS encoding nicotinamide mononucleotide transporter family protein, with translation MNILGLSIPPLVLDLTGGLCVLVSLYFLWAKSSTYWHWSNLSLLPYFLLFASGGQWMLAGLQVTYLLFGIHGLYLWHLEARRARGEIRFNEPLWYGVTWAASLAIFAYTVAVTDFSAAWNWVQFAAVTLALIANFGTTRRWAWSWPVWIAVNAVQAVYFWHAEYWVLFALQFVLAAMSVVGWQAWRRDERREVAFA, from the coding sequence ATGAACATTCTCGGCCTGAGCATTCCGCCGCTGGTTCTCGACCTGACGGGCGGCCTGTGCGTGCTGGTCAGCCTGTATTTCCTGTGGGCGAAGAGCAGCACGTACTGGCACTGGAGCAACCTGTCGCTGCTGCCGTACTTCCTGCTGTTCGCGTCGGGCGGGCAGTGGATGCTGGCGGGCTTGCAGGTGACGTACCTGCTGTTCGGGATTCACGGGTTGTACCTGTGGCACCTGGAGGCGCGGCGAGCGCGGGGCGAGATCCGTTTCAACGAGCCGCTCTGGTACGGCGTAACGTGGGCGGCAAGTCTGGCGATCTTCGCGTACACGGTGGCCGTGACGGATTTCAGCGCGGCGTGGAACTGGGTGCAGTTCGCGGCGGTGACGCTGGCGCTGATTGCCAATTTCGGGACGACGCGCCGCTGGGCGTGGTCCTGGCCGGTGTGGATCGCGGTGAATGCCGTGCAGGCGGTGTACTTCTGGCACGCGGAGTACTGGGTGCTGTTCGCGTTGCAGTTCGTGCTGGCGGCCATGAGCGTGGTCGGCTGGCAGGCGTGGCGGCGGGACGAGCGGCGGGAAGTGGCGTTTGCCTGA
- a CDS encoding TM2 domain-containing protein, with protein sequence MTRPEDDGKGTPGNAPSWVDEVLGRAGTSGPDDGRPQDLRIPTATPAPTVSPSLTKPATPQPDLGARPITPPASNLDRFGEPARPQAPQPLGRADVAQKKLIAGLLGIFLGSLGVHKFYLGNTTPGAIMLGVNVGVWIVAFVLGLLTLGFGLVITLPLAALVSSAVGLLGLVEGIIYLTRSDADFEREYIVGQKAWL encoded by the coding sequence ATGACCAGACCGGAAGATGATGGCAAGGGCACGCCGGGAAACGCGCCGTCGTGGGTGGATGAAGTGCTGGGCCGCGCCGGCACGAGCGGGCCGGACGACGGGCGCCCCCAGGACCTGCGGATTCCCACGGCCACCCCGGCCCCGACCGTCTCGCCGTCCCTGACGAAACCGGCGACGCCCCAGCCGGACCTGGGGGCGCGGCCCATCACGCCGCCCGCCTCGAACCTGGACCGCTTCGGGGAACCGGCGCGACCACAGGCCCCGCAACCGCTGGGCCGCGCGGACGTCGCGCAGAAGAAACTGATCGCGGGGCTGCTGGGCATCTTCCTGGGCAGCCTGGGCGTGCACAAGTTCTACCTGGGGAACACCACGCCCGGCGCGATCATGCTGGGCGTGAACGTGGGCGTGTGGATCGTGGCGTTCGTGCTGGGCCTGCTGACGCTGGGCTTCGGGCTGGTCATCACGTTGCCGCTGGCCGCGCTGGTCAGCAGCGCCGTGGGCCTGCTGGGACTGGTCGAGGGCATCATCTACCTGACCAGGAGTGACGCGGACTTCGAACGCGAGTACATCGTGGGCCAGAAAGCCTGGCTGTAA
- a CDS encoding AAA family ATPase has translation MTSESGLVKTYQHGLIVGKFAPLHRGHMLLLDAALEQCERVSVWVYSRPDFPEMPSPLRRGWIRALYPARLFPGLELLPDAPNPPLNDEPDAVHREYVRGVLDGWGVRPDAVFTSEGYGEAFAASLGAAHVCVDRARAAVPVSGTALRADVHSLRHFLDPVVYAHFVQRVVILGAESTGKSTLTRALGEAFGTTWVREYGRDVYERENGALSPGHFLEIARGHRALEDEAARSPGVREWVFSDTNAATTLMWSHLLTGAAPAELSALADACRTRYAHTFLCDTDLPHEQDGWRANTEVRAVQQAFIRQDLATRGVPFTLLRGTVAERVAQVQAALNGA, from the coding sequence GTGACCAGCGAAAGTGGGTTGGTGAAAACCTATCAGCACGGCCTGATCGTCGGGAAGTTCGCGCCGCTGCACCGGGGGCACATGCTCCTGCTGGACGCGGCGCTTGAGCAGTGCGAGCGCGTGAGCGTGTGGGTGTACTCCCGGCCGGACTTTCCGGAGATGCCCAGTCCGCTGCGGCGCGGCTGGATCCGGGCGCTGTACCCGGCGCGGCTGTTTCCGGGGCTGGAGTTGCTGCCGGATGCGCCGAACCCACCCCTGAACGACGAGCCGGATGCCGTGCACCGCGAGTACGTGCGCGGCGTGCTGGACGGCTGGGGGGTGCGGCCGGACGCGGTGTTCACGTCCGAGGGGTACGGCGAGGCGTTCGCGGCGTCGCTGGGCGCAGCGCACGTGTGCGTGGACCGGGCGCGGGCGGCGGTGCCGGTCAGCGGAACGGCTCTGCGGGCGGACGTGCACAGCCTGCGCCACTTCCTTGATCCCGTGGTGTACGCCCATTTCGTGCAGCGCGTGGTGATCCTGGGTGCGGAGAGCACCGGCAAGAGCACCCTGACGCGGGCGCTGGGCGAGGCGTTCGGCACGACCTGGGTGCGCGAGTACGGCCGGGACGTGTACGAACGCGAGAACGGCGCGCTGAGCCCAGGGCACTTCCTGGAGATCGCGCGCGGCCACCGGGCGCTGGAGGACGAGGCCGCGCGGTCGCCCGGCGTGCGCGAGTGGGTGTTCAGCGACACGAACGCCGCCACGACCCTGATGTGGTCGCACCTGCTGACCGGCGCGGCCCCGGCGGAACTGAGCGCCCTGGCCGATGCCTGCCGCACCCGCTACGCGCACACGTTCCTGTGCGACACCGACCTCCCGCACGAACAGGACGGCTGGCGCGCGAACACCGAGGTCCGTGCCGTGCAGCAGGCGTTCATCCGGCAGGACCTCGCCACGCGCGGCGTACCGTTCACGCTGCTGCGCGGCACGGTGGCCGAGCGTGTGGCGCAGGTGCAGGCCGCCCTGAACGGGGCGTAG
- a CDS encoding SDR family oxidoreductase, whose translation MTQTPTLGTLQPGTADSTFRPDLLASKHALITGGGSGINLGIAQSFAAHGCKVTILGRNLEKAQKAAQGIIDAGGQALGVSADVRDIAAMQAAAAQAVEAFGPFDIVLAGAAGNFPAPVDGISPNGFKTVVEIDLLGTYHTIKACAPHLTTPGGNILSISAYGIPVPMQAHVVAAKAGVDALTRTLAIEWGLRGIRVNAIIPGPIDGTEGMARLAPDEKTRHQFMSTVPLGRFGIPQDIANAALFLVSDAASYVTGVILPVDGGQNMLGGAPQYQMYQQMGLALPKKD comes from the coding sequence ATGACCCAGACCCCCACCCTCGGCACCCTGCAACCCGGCACCGCCGACAGCACCTTCCGCCCCGACCTGCTGGCCAGCAAGCACGCCCTGATCACCGGCGGCGGCAGCGGCATCAACCTCGGCATCGCGCAGAGCTTCGCCGCACACGGCTGCAAGGTGACCATCCTGGGCCGCAACCTCGAAAAAGCCCAGAAGGCCGCTCAGGGCATCATCGACGCGGGCGGGCAGGCCCTCGGCGTCAGCGCCGACGTGCGCGACATCGCCGCCATGCAGGCCGCCGCCGCGCAGGCCGTGGAAGCCTTCGGCCCGTTCGACATCGTCCTCGCCGGAGCCGCCGGGAACTTCCCCGCACCGGTCGACGGCATCAGCCCCAACGGCTTCAAGACCGTCGTCGAGATCGACCTGCTCGGCACGTACCACACCATCAAAGCCTGCGCGCCCCACCTGACCACCCCCGGCGGGAACATCCTGAGCATCAGCGCCTACGGCATCCCCGTCCCCATGCAGGCGCACGTCGTCGCCGCCAAGGCCGGCGTGGACGCCCTGACCCGCACCCTCGCCATCGAATGGGGCCTGCGCGGCATCCGCGTGAACGCCATCATCCCCGGTCCCATCGACGGCACCGAAGGCATGGCCCGCCTCGCCCCCGACGAGAAGACCCGCCACCAGTTCATGAGCACCGTCCCGCTGGGCCGCTTCGGCATCCCCCAGGACATCGCCAACGCCGCCCTGTTCCTCGTCAGTGACGCCGCCAGCTACGTCACGGGCGTCATCCTGCCCGTCGACGGCGGCCAGAACATGCTCGGCGGCGCCCCCCAGTACCAGATGTACCAGCAGATGGGCCTCGCCCTGCCCAAGAAAGACTGA
- a CDS encoding enoyl-CoA hydratase-related protein, producing MTFQNVSLTHAGEVATLTLTSKKGSMGPTFWPEIPRVLAELGSARALILRGQDLFSAGLDVRASAPVIAPTLGNPDAFAAVVAEMHAAIDAFAALPIPVIAAVHGWCIGAGLELISACDLRVASADARFSLPEVRLGITADLGGLQRLPHLIGTGRTAHLALTGDPIDAPTAERWGLITEILPTPDALFERADTLAAGLAALPPRAVEGTKRTLQEHLPHAQSLEAAVRWNAQHMTAGGLAQALK from the coding sequence ATGACATTTCAGAACGTGAGTCTCACCCACGCGGGTGAGGTCGCCACACTGACCCTGACAAGCAAGAAGGGCAGCATGGGACCGACCTTCTGGCCCGAGATCCCGCGCGTCCTGGCGGAGCTGGGCAGCGCCCGCGCGCTGATCCTGCGCGGCCAGGACCTGTTCAGCGCCGGTCTGGATGTCCGGGCCAGCGCCCCGGTCATCGCCCCCACCCTCGGGAATCCCGACGCGTTCGCCGCCGTGGTGGCCGAGATGCACGCCGCCATCGACGCGTTCGCCGCGCTGCCCATCCCGGTGATCGCCGCCGTGCACGGCTGGTGCATCGGCGCGGGCCTGGAACTGATCAGCGCCTGCGACCTGCGCGTCGCCAGCGCGGACGCCCGCTTCAGCCTCCCCGAGGTGCGGCTCGGCATCACCGCCGACCTGGGCGGCCTGCAACGCCTGCCACACCTGATCGGCACGGGCCGCACCGCGCACCTGGCCCTGACCGGCGACCCCATCGACGCGCCCACCGCCGAACGCTGGGGCCTGATCACCGAAATCCTGCCCACCCCGGACGCCCTGTTCGAGCGGGCAGACACCCTCGCCGCGGGGCTGGCCGCCCTGCCGCCCCGCGCGGTCGAGGGCACCAAACGCACCCTGCAAGAGCACCTGCCTCACGCTCAGAGTCTGGAGGCGGCCGTGCGCTGGAACGCCCAGCACATGACCGCCGGCGGCCTCGCACAGGCCCTGAAGTAA